DNA sequence from the Streptomyces sp. NBC_01497 genome:
GATGAAAAACCGGTTCGCAGGCAAAGAGCCGGCTTCCAGGGCGATGTGCACGGGCATCAGTCGCATCACGTGGCCGGTTTGATCACACGTGGAACGGTTCGTCGGAAGGCTCGGCTGGGTTTCCCGAGCCGAGCCTTCCGCGTGGTCGGCCGCCGCGAGGGCCGTCGGGAACCCGCGTGCGCCTCCACTGCCCTGCCGCCCCGAGGGAGACCCTCTCCACCGGCTCCACCGCGCAGCACGTGAAGAGGCCTGGGCACTCCGGGTGCCTGCGCCTGGTCGCGCGGGCGACGCCCCTCGGCCCGACTGGTCAGCAGCCGCTGTACCGGCGGGGGTGCCAGCCGTACACGCGTCCGGCCGGCGGTGGGGCGAGGCGAGCACAGCGGAAGAGGTGGTCGCGCTCGGGCGGGGCGAGGTGCGGAGTCCTGGCCGGCACGCTGACCGCCTGGGCCGACAGGTTGCCGGCCCGGCCCTGCTCCCACCGGACCGAGTAGTCCACCGGCGGACCGGGCAGCTCGGCCACGAACGGACTGATCCGCCTGACACGCCCACGGAGGGGAGTTGGAAGTCATGAACCCTGGTCGGGCGAGGGCTTGCCCGACCAGGGCTCATGGCGGGGGTGCCGTTCAGGCCTCCCGGCGTCCGTGTTCGACGACCAGTGTCACCGGGCCGACGAGTCCGGCGGGGTTGATCGCACCGGACCTGCTCACTCCGAAGGTGTCCCCGTTGTACCCGGTGGCGTACTTGGTGGTGGCCCCCGGCTGCATGTCGCCGAGGACGCGGTTGTACCAGCCGTTGGTGACCGCGATCTCCAGGGTGTTGTCGCCCTCGCGCAGGGCGTCGGTGGCGTCGACCCGGTAGGGGGCGCGCCAGACGATCCCCAGGTCGGCTCCGTTGAGCGTGACCCGGGCGATCTCGTTGACCTCCCCGAGGTCGAGCAGGATGCGGGACCCTGCGACCGTCCTGGGGTCGAGCGTGGTGGTGAAGGTCGTCGTGTAGTTCACGGTGCCGGAGTAGTACTTGACGTCGGTGACGCCGCTGGTCGACAGGTCGGTGAGCGCCGCCAGCCGCAGCGATTCCGGGGTGCCGCGCGGCGGGGAGAACGTCAGGTCCCAGGCGCCGGTACCACTGGGCGCCGGGGTCCAGGTGATGGCCGGGATGTCCGCGGATCCGCGCCGGCCCTTGCCCTCGACGATGACGAAGACGGAGTCCGCCGCGCCGAGCGTGAGCGGCAGGACGGTGCGGCCGGACCGGGAGTCGAAGGCCGTGGCCCATGTCCGGCCGGAGACCGCGTCCCACAGTTCCACGCTGTTGCCGACCGCTCGCAGGCTCAGGGTGGTGCTCACAGCGTTGGCGTGGTCGTTGTTGACGACGAAGTAGATGTCGGCGACGTCCGTGCACCGGTGGACCAGCGTGAGGGGGGTCGCCTCGGGGGTGAAGGTCCAGTCGGGCGGGACGCCGATCCGGGCCAGGGCCGCGTCGGGCAGCAGCCCGGTCAGCACGTGGCCCCGTCCCACCTTGCGGGACGTCTCGGCGCCGCTGCCCCACAGTTCCCGGGCGATCGCCTGGAACTTCTTGTCGGAGTCCGCCAGGCTCGGCGATCCGGTCGGCCTGGGGCCGCAGACGGCGCCGCCTGCCAGCACGAACTGCCGCAGCTTGTCGAGTACGTCGAGGGTCATGCGGTCCGCCATGCCGCCGAGGTACAGCAGTCCGTACGACTGGCCGGACCTGGTGACGAGCCGGTCCCCGCGGATCACGAGCTCGTTCAGGATGATCTCGTTGTTCACGAAGTCGTACTGGCAGGTGCCGGGGATGTCGGGCTGGGTGCCGAAGCCCGCGGGCCGGGGCAGCCACTGCTCGCTGAGCGGCGCCTCCTGGCCGTAGAAGTAGGCGACGTCCGCGACATTGGTCCCCTGGTTCAGCAGGCCCGAGGTGCGGCCCATCCAGGTGACGAACGGCCCGGCCAGCTCCGCCCAGGTCTGGTTGCGGGTGAAGTAGTAGCCGGTGCCGAGGCTGGTGCCAGGCCCGAGGTCCAGGGGCTGCTGGTCCGAACTGTGGACCACGAACCGGGTGATCCCGGCGATCAGGATCTGGTCGGCAAACGGCTTCAGATCCCGCGGCATGTACTGGATCGAGGTGCTGGTGAACGTTTCACAGGCGGCGTACTCGCGGCCGTACACATGGGCGATCGACGAGGCGCCCTTCATGTCCAGGCGGAACTGCTCGCCCACCACACCGCCGAGCTTGGCGGTCACGCTCCGCGACGCGCCCATGGGTATGTCGGCCTGGATGCGGATGGAGGTGTCGTCGCCGAAGAAGCCGCGCCGGTCCTCCTGTGCCTGGGAGTAGAAGTGCTCCAGGCCTCGTTGGTGCACCACCTCGCGGATGGTCTTGTAGTGGCAGTCCACCAGCAGGTCGGAGAGGGTCGTGCGCCAGTCCCAGAGGAACCTGTCGCTCTCGCCCGCGCTGTTCACCACGGTGCCGACGAGCACCGGCAGCCACGGCCCCGGGTCGTACCCGCGCCGGACCTCGAACTGGTGGACCATCGTGTCGGTCCAGGTCTGGAAGCCGGCCTCGATGCTGTCGCACAGCAGCCCGCTCAAACCGTCGTTGCCCCACAGGTCGGCCGGGACCGCGTCCTGGAACTGATCGAGGTACGTGTTCATGTACGCGCGCACCCGGTCCGCGTCGATCTTGTCGACTTCGAGCCCGGTGGCGGCGGCTGTCGTCGGGCTGTTCTGGTGACCGGTGAGGCTGTAGCCGAGGCGCACCACAACCCAACGTCCCTTGGGCGCAGTCCACTTCAGCGTCCCGTCGGCAGTCATCGACGCGGTGAGGTCGCGAACCGAGGACTTCTTCACGGCGGGCAGGCCGCCGCCGGGGGTGTCGACGAGATAAAAGTTGCCGACCGCCCCGAAGCCCGCCTTGTGCTCCCACTTGTGCACCGTCGGGACCGTCCGCAGCACCAGTTTCGTGAGCTGGAGGTCGGACCCGGTGACGAACACCACCTTGTAGTACCTGGCGGTGGTGGCAGTGATCGCGATGGTGCGCTGGGCGCCGGCGTAGAGGTTACCGCCTGTCCGGTCCTTCACTGTCAGGGCCGGCCCCCAACTGGCGCCGTCCGTACTGCTGTAGACCTCGATCTGGTCACCGGTCTCGATCAGGTCGACCCAGCCGCCGAAGTCCTGGCCGTTCAGCGCGATGCTCACGCCGCCGACGGACACCGGGGCGTCGTACGCGAACACCACCCACGCGTTGGCGTTGCGCAGGTACACCGGGTCGGTGACGGAGTCGTTGCCGAGCTTGGCGGCGTCCGCGTCGGGAAGCAGCACGCCCGAGGTCCCGTTCGTCCGCACCGGGCCGTCTGCGGTCTCGCTGTAGGCGCTGACATGGATGTCCGGCGCCAGGTCGGCCTGCGACCCGGCGGAGTCGTCCACCTTGTAGGCGAAGACCCGCTGGTCCTTGTAGTGGGTCGGCATGGGCGTCAACGCGCCGTTGTACGCCACCTTGTCCAGGAACGACCCGGAGCTGGTGAACGGTTGCGGCAGTCGTACGGTGACCGGGCCGCCGCCCTCCACCCAGGTCTCGGTCCAGACGTGCTTCTTCATGCCGTCCTCGGCCGCGACGAACGGCGCTCCGCTGATCGACCAGCCGGCCGACGAGGTGAGGGTGGCTTCGAGGCCCCGCTCGGCCGCACCCCGGATGGCCGCCGCCCACAGCGAGGTGAACTCCGGAGTCATGTAGACGACCGGCTCGTCCACGTAGCCGGCGCCACCGTTCCCGGTGAACTGCGCGAATCCGCCCACCCCGACCCGCTTCCACCAGTCCAGGTCCTTGACGATCCCCACGCTGGTGTCGTTGGGTGACATCCAGTGCCACCAGACCCGCGGTGCCCACGCGTTGGGCGGTGCCGTGAACGGACCGCGGAGGGCGGCGATGTCCGCTGCGACAGTGGACCCGCCGCCGGCCGGCGAAACCGCGGACGCGGGCGGGGCATTGAGGACGCCGCCCAAGGCGGCGGCGGCAGCGGCGGCGCCGCCTTGGAGAACGGCACGCCTGGTCGGGAACTGGCCTGGTCCGGTCATCGATGACCTCACACTTCGACACGGGTACGGCAGCGGGAATCGGCGTGGGTGCTCCCGCCGTGAGACCGATCCGACCCCGGCGCCTTCGCTCTCGGAGGCGGGGGAGTGGTGAGCGGTGGGAGGCGTCCCGCCGTCGTGGGGTATGCGCACAGCTCGTGCGATCCGGTGGGTTGAGACGATTCAATCGGCGGGCACAGGCTAGCTGGAGAGGCGGGCGAGGGCAACGAGTTGGGTGAGGTGGAGCGGGACTGCCGGTGGGGTCGGGCCGTCTCGCCCTGCCCCGGCGCGGCTCCGGGCGGCTCGGCCGGCCTCGGGCCGTCGCGGCACAGCCTGTCCCGGGATCGTCGCGGTCCGGCTGCCCCTACCGACGGCGCACACGTTCGCAGTAGCCCGGACCCACCGGGGCGTCCCGCCGCCCGGGTCCGACCAGTCGCAATCCGGGGAGACCGATGGAGAGGTGGTC
Encoded proteins:
- a CDS encoding glycosyl hydrolase → MTGPGQFPTRRAVLQGGAAAAAAALGGVLNAPPASAVSPAGGGSTVAADIAALRGPFTAPPNAWAPRVWWHWMSPNDTSVGIVKDLDWWKRVGVGGFAQFTGNGGAGYVDEPVVYMTPEFTSLWAAAIRGAAERGLEATLTSSAGWSISGAPFVAAEDGMKKHVWTETWVEGGGPVTVRLPQPFTSSGSFLDKVAYNGALTPMPTHYKDQRVFAYKVDDSAGSQADLAPDIHVSAYSETADGPVRTNGTSGVLLPDADAAKLGNDSVTDPVYLRNANAWVVFAYDAPVSVGGVSIALNGQDFGGWVDLIETGDQIEVYSSTDGASWGPALTVKDRTGGNLYAGAQRTIAITATTARYYKVVFVTGSDLQLTKLVLRTVPTVHKWEHKAGFGAVGNFYLVDTPGGGLPAVKKSSVRDLTASMTADGTLKWTAPKGRWVVVRLGYSLTGHQNSPTTAAATGLEVDKIDADRVRAYMNTYLDQFQDAVPADLWGNDGLSGLLCDSIEAGFQTWTDTMVHQFEVRRGYDPGPWLPVLVGTVVNSAGESDRFLWDWRTTLSDLLVDCHYKTIREVVHQRGLEHFYSQAQEDRRGFFGDDTSIRIQADIPMGASRSVTAKLGGVVGEQFRLDMKGASSIAHVYGREYAACETFTSTSIQYMPRDLKPFADQILIAGITRFVVHSSDQQPLDLGPGTSLGTGYYFTRNQTWAELAGPFVTWMGRTSGLLNQGTNVADVAYFYGQEAPLSEQWLPRPAGFGTQPDIPGTCQYDFVNNEIILNELVIRGDRLVTRSGQSYGLLYLGGMADRMTLDVLDKLRQFVLAGGAVCGPRPTGSPSLADSDKKFQAIARELWGSGAETSRKVGRGHVLTGLLPDAALARIGVPPDWTFTPEATPLTLVHRCTDVADIYFVVNNDHANAVSTTLSLRAVGNSVELWDAVSGRTWATAFDSRSGRTVLPLTLGAADSVFVIVEGKGRRGSADIPAITWTPAPSGTGAWDLTFSPPRGTPESLRLAALTDLSTSGVTDVKYYSGTVNYTTTFTTTLDPRTVAGSRILLDLGEVNEIARVTLNGADLGIVWRAPYRVDATDALREGDNTLEIAVTNGWYNRVLGDMQPGATTKYATGYNGDTFGVSRSGAINPAGLVGPVTLVVEHGRREA